The following are encoded in a window of Candidatus Afararchaeum irisae genomic DNA:
- a CDS encoding DUF5790 family protein: MSESQTKLDDDDLFTEASDEMRSDITEALNDAREALPETDSLLGIEGENNNLIGVLNGLKSDLDAENAAESLAEAKKWFEMGRRADAFDSDFVEETQGRIEDLHEAVEAVETAEESATQLTDSVASLKHLL, from the coding sequence ATGTCAGAGTCACAGACAAAGCTCGACGACGACGACCTGTTCACAGAGGCGTCCGACGAGATGAGGTCGGACATAACCGAGGCGCTCAACGACGCGCGCGAGGCACTTCCCGAGACAGACAGTCTTCTCGGGATAGAGGGAGAGAACAACAACCTGATAGGCGTGCTCAACGGTCTCAAGTCGGATCTCGACGCCGAGAATGCGGCGGAGTCACTAGCCGAGGCGAAGAAATGGTTCGAGATGGGGAGACGTGCGGACGCATTCGACAGTGACTTCGTCGAGGAGACACAGGGGAGAATAGAAGACCTACATGAGGCGGTCGAGGCGGTAGAGACAGCGGAGGAGTCGGCGACTCAGCTTACCGACTCGGTCGCTAGTCTCAAACATCTCCTGTAG
- a CDS encoding dihydroneopterin aldolase family protein, producing MNDETETGDKDGEEDRSRDGDGDADEVEVEDESHDADEVDGREDCEACFEAGIKLGALYHQFTGTPISDGSAESLETAIEEAVGNQRYVEEVGVEIRGIEPNRFGYSELEGEMVDVSLVVEKEGVVVEASMSEEDGYPMMRVDEVLEEDEEEDEESYESQD from the coding sequence ATGAACGACGAGACTGAGACGGGAGACAAAGACGGAGAAGAGGATCGAAGCCGGGACGGAGACGGAGACGCAGACGAGGTCGAAGTAGAAGACGAAAGCCATGACGCAGACGAGGTCGACGGAAGAGAAGACTGTGAGGCGTGTTTCGAGGCGGGGATAAAGCTGGGCGCTCTCTACCACCAGTTCACGGGCACGCCGATCTCGGACGGATCGGCGGAGTCACTCGAAACCGCGATAGAGGAAGCAGTCGGGAACCAGAGGTACGTCGAGGAGGTCGGCGTAGAGATAAGGGGCATAGAGCCCAACAGGTTCGGCTACTCCGAGCTAGAGGGAGAGATGGTCGATGTGAGTCTCGTAGTCGAGAAGGAGGGTGTGGTCGTCGAGGCAAGCATGAGTGAGGAGGACGGCTACCCCATGATGAGGGTCGACGAGGTTCTCGAAGAAGACGAAGAGGAAGACGAAGAGAGCTACGAGAGCCAAGACTAA
- the proS gene encoding proline--tRNA ligase, translating to MPEELPPKDDFSDWYNELLFEAEIMDVRYPAKGVYVWFPFGYELRNLVYDRLKELHDDTGHREASFPVLIPEGILAKESEHIAGFEEEVFWVTQGGDKELDERMALRPTSETPMYTMFDLWVRSHTDLPLKVYQVANIWRSETEHTRPLIRLREITSFKEAHTAHANPEEAAEQVETALDIYGDFFDFLGVPHVVCERPEWDKFPGAEYTYAVDTLMPDGRGLQIGTAHNLGQNFSEPFDVDFETPEGEHDYVYQTSYGVSERCIASVMSVHGDDNGLVLPSEVAPTQVAIVPILFGDDDENEAILEKCEEVADELKDDYGMRVEIDDSDDSPGAKYYKWELKGTPVRIEIGPRDLEEGSAVVVNRLGEESDADFDQIGEEIDDELEYLSRQIGQKAQGELESRTEVCETYDEARSVIGNGFAEAMWCGEEDCGKEMEDEIGGDMLGEVIEGIDTQAEDETDGSCLGCGSEGEKSVIFAKTY from the coding sequence ATGCCCGAGGAACTTCCTCCTAAGGACGATTTCAGCGACTGGTATAACGAGCTTCTGTTTGAGGCAGAGATAATGGACGTGAGGTATCCCGCGAAGGGGGTCTATGTCTGGTTCCCGTTCGGGTACGAACTCAGGAACCTCGTCTACGACCGCCTCAAGGAGCTTCACGACGACACGGGACACAGGGAGGCGAGCTTTCCCGTCCTCATACCTGAGGGAATACTCGCGAAGGAGAGCGAACACATAGCCGGGTTCGAGGAGGAGGTGTTCTGGGTCACACAGGGGGGCGACAAGGAGCTCGACGAACGTATGGCTCTCCGTCCGACGAGTGAGACGCCGATGTACACGATGTTCGACCTCTGGGTGCGTTCACACACCGACCTGCCTCTCAAAGTGTACCAGGTCGCCAACATCTGGAGGTCGGAGACCGAACACACACGTCCTCTGATACGTCTGAGGGAGATAACGAGCTTCAAGGAAGCACATACCGCACACGCAAACCCCGAGGAGGCGGCGGAACAGGTCGAGACCGCACTCGACATCTACGGCGACTTCTTCGACTTCTTAGGGGTTCCCCACGTCGTCTGTGAACGTCCCGAGTGGGACAAGTTCCCGGGTGCCGAGTACACATACGCCGTCGATACACTGATGCCTGACGGACGTGGACTCCAGATAGGTACAGCGCACAACCTAGGACAGAACTTCTCGGAGCCCTTCGACGTCGACTTTGAGACGCCCGAGGGAGAACACGACTACGTCTACCAGACATCGTACGGCGTGAGCGAGAGATGTATCGCGTCAGTGATGTCGGTACACGGCGACGACAACGGTCTCGTCCTCCCGAGTGAGGTCGCTCCAACACAGGTTGCGATCGTCCCGATACTCTTCGGAGACGACGACGAGAACGAGGCTATACTCGAAAAATGTGAGGAAGTCGCCGATGAACTCAAAGACGACTACGGTATGCGTGTCGAGATAGACGACTCCGACGATAGCCCCGGAGCGAAGTACTACAAATGGGAGCTAAAGGGAACCCCCGTACGTATAGAGATAGGTCCACGTGACCTCGAAGAAGGGTCCGCGGTCGTCGTCAACCGTCTCGGAGAGGAGTCGGACGCCGACTTCGATCAGATAGGTGAGGAGATAGACGACGAGCTAGAGTACCTTTCGAGACAGATAGGACAGAAGGCACAGGGAGAGCTCGAAAGCAGGACTGAGGTCTGTGAGACCTACGACGAGGCGAGGTCGGTGATAGGCAACGGCTTCGCCGAGGCGATGTGGTGTGGAGAAGAGGACTGTGGGAAGGAGATGGAAGACGAGATAGGCGGCGACATGCTCGGCGAGGTGATCGAGGGAATCGACACTCAAGCCGAGGACGAGACCGACGGAAGCTGTCTCGGATGTGGCAGCGAGGGAGAGAAGTCGGTGATATTCGCGAAGACGTACTGA
- a CDS encoding SAM-dependent methyltransferase — protein MPKDKYYNKAKQEGYRARSAYKLIQMDDERNLLSPSDTVVDLGAAPGGWLQVEAERAGEVVGVDLQSIDPIDEDGVETVRGDMTEERTLDEIREITGGEVDVVTSDASPNLTGDWNIDHSRSVHLARSALETAEDLLRPGGSFVVKVFQGDMIDDFRSDVESSFDYVSTASPDASRDESSEVYVIGKEYIDAPVEEGEELEVDIISEGDEGDGIAKIDGYTLIVKGGDEGETTEVRVTDLKSGYGFAEKV, from the coding sequence ATGCCGAAGGACAAGTACTACAACAAGGCGAAACAGGAGGGATACAGGGCGAGGTCGGCGTACAAGCTCATACAGATGGACGACGAGAGGAACCTGCTTTCGCCCTCCGACACCGTCGTTGACCTCGGTGCCGCACCTGGGGGATGGCTCCAGGTCGAGGCGGAGAGAGCCGGTGAGGTGGTCGGTGTCGACCTCCAGTCGATAGATCCCATCGACGAAGACGGCGTCGAGACGGTACGCGGAGACATGACCGAGGAGAGAACACTTGACGAGATCCGTGAGATTACGGGAGGAGAAGTCGACGTCGTGACCTCCGACGCGTCTCCTAACCTCACCGGCGACTGGAACATCGACCACTCACGGTCTGTACATCTCGCCCGTTCGGCACTTGAGACCGCCGAGGATCTTCTGAGACCCGGCGGAAGCTTCGTCGTCAAGGTCTTCCAGGGTGACATGATAGACGACTTCCGATCCGACGTCGAGTCGAGCTTCGACTACGTCTCGACAGCCTCTCCCGATGCCTCACGTGACGAGAGCTCGGAGGTCTATGTCATAGGGAAGGAGTACATAGACGCTCCTGTCGAGGAGGGTGAGGAGTTAGAAGTCGACATAATCAGCGAGGGTGACGAGGGTGACGGAATCGCTAAGATAGACGGCTACACACTCATAGTAAAGGGCGGAGACGAGGGCGAGACTACGGAGGTTCGGGTCACCGACCTCAAGTCGGGCTACGGCTTCGCCGAGAAGGTTTAG